In one Asterias amurensis chromosome 9, ASM3211899v1 genomic region, the following are encoded:
- the LOC139941745 gene encoding alpha-1B adrenergic receptor-like, producing MANESTTISAVENDTFIVSTVFENFTDETSSSLTSGDTFTTVANLFQSTSFTTPYGTSTTLGDGRTFRFEDYTQRAIIGSLLCLVALSGFVGNVLVILAVILSKKLQTSTNAFVVNLATADLITCITSPFSAVALFSMNGYPLPELVCSVSAAIYFITLGCSIMNLTTIAINRYILITKSMQTYQSIYTPKKIAAMMVMTWLYPTLVCSLPLFGIGKWGYSDKYKTCAEVNSAKFSDLFSQLGSALIFPIPLIILFVCYFKIYRHITGHMKKMMGEGIEMSDSSNRSSTSSTHQLHRKRAESFSKRQVEITNNLFIVVCAFVVCFAPFAVALMIPNSDPAIPWTGMFASFNSAVNPVIYGVKHPHFKEVFRHMLRCRYHMIPEPSSCLRKMRST from the coding sequence ATGGCAAATGAGTCTACCACAATCTCCGCGGTGGAAAATGACACGTTTATTGTCAGTACCGTGTTCGAGAATTTTACTGATGAAACTTCCTCCAGCCTCACATCAGGGGACACTTTTACGACTGTGGCGAATTTGTTTCAAAGTACAAGTTTCACCACCCCGTACGGGACGTCTACCACTTTGGGAGACGGTCGAACCTTCCGCTTTGAGGACTACACGCAGCGAGCCATCATCGGCAGCCTCCTCTGCCTCGTGGCATTGTCTGGCTTTGTAGGGAACGTCTTGGTGATTCTGGCCGTTATCTTATCTAAGAAGCTCCAGACCAGCACCAATGCCTTCGTCGTCAACCTCGCCACGGCCGACCTGATAACATGCATCACATCACCATTTTCTGCGGTGGCGTTGTTCAGCATGAATGGCTACCCATTGCCTGAGTTGGTTTGCTCCGTGTCAGCTGCCATATACTTCATTACCCTTGGATGCAGCATCATGAATCTTACCACCATTGCCATCAACCGCTACATTCTTATTACCAAATCCATGCAGACATACCAGTCTATCTACACACCCAAGAAGATAGCAGCCATGATGGTGATGACGTGGTTGTATCCAACATTGGTCTGTTCCCTTCCCCTCTTTGGTATAGGTAAATGGGGCTACTCGGACAAGTACAAGACTTGTGCTGAAGTTAACTCGGCTAAGTTTAGCGATCTCTTCAGTCAGCTGGGATCTGCTCTCATATTCCCCATTCCACTCATCATTCTGTTCGTCTGTTACTTCAAGATCTACCGCCACATCACAGGCCACATGAAGAAGATGATGGGAGAGGGCATAGAGATGTCTGACAGTTCCAACCGTTCCAGCACCAGCAGCACTCATCAGCTGCACAGGAAACGAGCTGAAAGCTTCAGCAAGAGACAGGTTGAGATCACAAATAATCTCTTCATTGTGGTGTGCGCCTTCGTCGTGTGTTTCGCCCCCTTCGCCGTCGCTCTTATGATACCGAACAGCGATCCGGCCATCCCGTGGACCGGGATGTTTGCATCCTTCAACAGTGCCGTTAACCCCGTCATCTATGGGGTGAAACACCCGCACTTCAAGGAGGTGTTCCGTCACATGCTCCGGTGTCGGTACCACATGATTCCAGAACCATCTAGCTGTCTCAGAAAGATGAGATCAACATAG